The Lachnospiraceae bacterium oral taxon 500 genome window below encodes:
- the fliQ gene encoding flagellar biosynthetic protein FliQ — protein MNTDLVLDFAREAIYTVIMASGPLLLVALVVGLAVSVFQTITSIQEQTLAFVPKILAIFAGVLIFGPFIGTQLLTFFKKAVMSFGQFIVK, from the coding sequence ATGAATACGGATTTGGTCTTGGATTTTGCCCGTGAGGCAATCTATACGGTCATCATGGCATCCGGCCCGCTGCTTTTGGTGGCACTGGTGGTGGGACTGGCGGTCAGTGTTTTTCAAACGATTACTTCAATTCAGGAACAGACGCTGGCATTTGTTCCGAAGATTCTGGCAATTTTTGCAGGGGTTCTGATTTTCGGGCCGTTTATCGGAACGCAGCTGCTGACATTTTTTAAAAAAGCGGTAATGAGTTTCGGCCAATTTATTGTCAAGTAA
- the fliR gene encoding flagellar biosynthetic protein FliR yields MTSLLAHGYIETFLLIFTRIVSMFIMLPFFGSQNTPRRLKALLAFALTVIMIQIMPLQSPVSADLPVAYALAAAREFFTGWLMGFAVYLVYSVLTMAGQFIDAQIGLSMVSMIDPSSQMQFTVTGNLYYFIMIFIILMTRTYYYFLEGLKRSFRLIPLGGANLSYDLYDSMFYFLRDYFLMALQIALLVFFVMMISNAVLGILARTAPQLNMFVVGFPIKLLLGLATLYVTFFVFEGLSAMVIDRGTETMYDFIRGMSGQ; encoded by the coding sequence ATGACGTCATTGCTGGCGCACGGTTATATTGAAACTTTTCTGCTTATTTTTACCAGAATTGTGAGCATGTTTATCATGCTTCCTTTCTTCGGCAGCCAAAATACACCCAGGCGGCTGAAGGCTTTGCTGGCTTTTGCTCTGACGGTAATTATGATTCAAATCATGCCGCTGCAAAGTCCGGTCAGCGCCGATCTTCCGGTTGCTTATGCTTTGGCGGCAGCCAGAGAGTTTTTTACCGGCTGGCTGATGGGCTTTGCCGTATATTTAGTGTATTCGGTGCTGACTATGGCCGGACAGTTTATTGATGCTCAGATCGGTCTGTCGATGGTCAGCATGATTGACCCGTCCAGCCAGATGCAGTTTACGGTGACTGGAAACTTATATTATTTTATTATGATTTTCATCATTTTAATGACCCGGACATATTATTACTTTTTAGAAGGCTTAAAGCGCAGCTTTCGGCTGATTCCTTTAGGCGGAGCGAATCTGAGTTATGATTTGTATGACTCGATGTTTTACTTTCTCAGGGATTACTTTCTGATGGCCTTACAGATTGCGCTGCTGGTATTTTTTGTGATGATGATCAGCAATGCGGTTTTGGGGATTTTGGCCCGAACGGCACCGCAGTTGAATATGTTTGTGGTGGGCTTTCCGATTAAGCTGCTGCTCGGCTTAGCGACGCTGTATGTCACTTTTTTTGTATTTGAAGGCTTAAGCGCAATGGTGATTGACCGGGGGACCGAAACCATGTATGACTTTATTAGGGGGATGAGCGGACAGTGA
- the flhB gene encoding flagellar biosynthesis protein FlhB — protein sequence MMPEKEIKYFLRLDLQLFASEEKTEQPTSKKREKVRKDGQVARSNEVTTAFLLILMFLMIRLFAPEAKARFLEVFAKCVRLFYLKEISGQVANALMWEIAKDMLLMSWPFLLTAVAVGLVSNIVQVGWVVSTKPLQPKLSNIDPLKGLKRIFSMRTVIELLKAIFKIALISILVYNTIKDYDNLAVNLYQMEPLLAYRVVFNIILDLCIRIGWFFIIVAAVDYAYTRFKFEKDIKMTKQEVKDEYKQSEGNPEIKGKIRQKMREAAMRRMMQDLPKADVIITNPTHFAVALKYDDTADAAPIVIAKGADLVAKNIREKGKEYGIKILENKSLARTLFYTVEIGDEIPPELYQAVAEILAFVYSLKNEGVAI from the coding sequence GTGATGCCGGAAAAGGAAATAAAATATTTTTTGCGGCTTGATTTACAGCTGTTTGCTTCGGAAGAAAAAACCGAGCAGCCGACTTCGAAAAAAAGGGAAAAAGTCAGAAAAGACGGGCAGGTGGCCAGAAGCAATGAAGTTACCACAGCTTTTCTTTTAATTTTAATGTTTTTAATGATTCGACTGTTTGCCCCGGAGGCCAAAGCCAGGTTTTTAGAGGTTTTTGCCAAATGTGTTCGTTTGTTTTATTTGAAAGAGATCAGCGGCCAGGTGGCCAATGCCCTGATGTGGGAAATTGCCAAGGATATGCTGCTGATGAGTTGGCCTTTTTTGTTGACGGCGGTGGCGGTCGGGCTGGTGTCTAATATCGTTCAGGTCGGCTGGGTGGTAAGTACTAAGCCTTTGCAGCCCAAATTAAGTAATATTGACCCGCTTAAGGGTCTGAAACGGATTTTTTCGATGCGGACGGTGATTGAACTGCTCAAAGCAATCTTTAAGATTGCATTAATTTCAATTCTTGTGTATAATACAATCAAGGATTATGATAATCTGGCGGTCAATCTTTATCAAATGGAGCCGCTGCTTGCCTATCGGGTCGTTTTTAACATCATATTGGATCTGTGCATTCGGATTGGTTGGTTCTTCATCATCGTGGCAGCTGTCGACTATGCCTATACCCGCTTTAAATTTGAGAAAGATATTAAAATGACCAAGCAGGAGGTCAAGGACGAATATAAGCAGTCCGAGGGAAATCCTGAGATTAAAGGTAAAATTCGGCAAAAAATGCGGGAAGCGGCTATGCGCCGGATGATGCAGGATTTGCCGAAGGCGGATGTCATCATCACCAATCCGACGCATTTTGCGGTTGCTTTAAAATATGATGATACGGCGGATGCCGCACCGATTGTGATTGCCAAGGGGGCCGATCTGGTGGCTAAAAATATCCGGGAAAAGGGCAAGGAATACGGTATCAAAATTTTGGAAAACAAATCGTTAGCCCGGACCCTGTTTTATACGGTGGAGATTGGCGACGAGATTCCGCCGGAATTGTATCAGGCAGTGGCGGAAATATTAGCCTTTGTATATTCGCTGAAGAATGAGGGAGTAGCTATTTAA
- a CDS encoding flagellar motor switch protein FliM, which produces MSDILSQSEIDQLLNALSAGELDVDEYQADKAEKQIKEYDFARPAKFAKDHLRTLEIIHEHYARLLATLLSGRMRTPCQLEVISSEAISYSEFANSLSNPVLLGILEVRPLKGNFVIEMSSSIGFAIVDRLLGGNGTGVVSGRDFTEIEQTVIQKVMSIMIDEMVEAWKNVVNIMPRLTQIETNPQFAQFISPTEIVALITLNLKIGGVEGLMNICVPYITIEPIIDKLNTRYWFSAAKETNVELYGQYIEKQIELSEIPMKVILGKTSILIDDFIHLQPGDIIRLDRKITEEVEVLVGNLPKFYAKAGLSSGKNAVMITSVMNREDE; this is translated from the coding sequence GTGAGCGATATTCTAAGCCAAAGCGAAATAGATCAGTTGCTGAATGCTTTAAGCGCCGGTGAACTGGACGTTGATGAATATCAGGCGGATAAGGCCGAAAAACAAATCAAGGAATATGATTTTGCCAGACCCGCTAAGTTTGCTAAGGACCATTTGAGGACACTGGAGATTATTCATGAGCATTATGCCAGACTGTTGGCCACACTGCTTTCGGGGAGAATGAGAACACCCTGTCAACTGGAAGTAATCAGTTCGGAAGCAATTTCTTATTCTGAGTTTGCCAACTCTTTATCCAACCCTGTATTGCTGGGTATTTTAGAGGTCCGGCCGCTGAAGGGTAATTTTGTAATTGAGATGTCGTCCAGTATCGGCTTTGCCATTGTTGACCGCCTGCTGGGGGGGAACGGCACGGGAGTTGTATCCGGCCGGGACTTTACCGAGATTGAGCAGACGGTAATCCAAAAGGTTATGTCGATTATGATTGATGAAATGGTCGAGGCCTGGAAAAATGTGGTTAATATTATGCCGCGGCTGACGCAGATCGAAACCAATCCTCAATTTGCGCAGTTTATCTCGCCTACGGAAATCGTGGCGCTGATTACATTAAACTTGAAAATAGGCGGAGTAGAGGGACTGATGAATATATGTGTGCCCTATATCACGATTGAGCCGATTATTGATAAATTGAATACAAGATACTGGTTTAGCGCCGCCAAAGAAACGAATGTGGAACTTTACGGCCAGTATATTGAAAAGCAGATCGAATTGTCAGAGATCCCGATGAAAGTCATACTGGGCAAGACAAGTATTTTGATTGACGACTTTATTCATCTGCAGCCCGGCGATATTATTCGCCTGGATCGCAAGATCACGGAAGAAGTGGAAGTGTTGGTCGGAAACTTGCCGAAGTTCTATGCGAAGGCCGGACTATCGTCTGGGAAAAATGCAGTTATGATTACCAGTGTCATGAATAGGGAGGATGAATAA
- the fliP gene encoding flagellar biosynthetic protein FliP: MRNKIQKQDVQFHRRKILSFLGVFVAIFSLGGSQIIWAAGDAVPIPFSFDFGIKAAENGADVVNSLQILFILTLIAMAPSLFLMLTSFTRVLVVLHFTRTALGTQQAPPNQVLIGLALFITLFIMAPVGVRINDQALQPYARGEISQQAAIEKGVAPLWEFMLKQTNDKDLKLFMEIAEVGTVQSVEEVPITAIIPAFIISELRAAFIMGFLIYIPFIVIDMVVSSTLMSMGMMMLPPVMISMPFKLLLFIVADGWNLIIGQLVQTFYR, from the coding sequence ATGAGGAATAAAATTCAAAAGCAGGATGTACAATTTCATAGGCGAAAAATCTTGAGTTTTTTAGGAGTATTTGTAGCTATTTTTAGTTTAGGCGGATCGCAAATCATATGGGCAGCCGGTGATGCCGTTCCAATTCCGTTTTCCTTTGACTTTGGCATAAAAGCAGCGGAAAACGGCGCCGATGTTGTAAATAGCCTGCAGATACTTTTTATTTTAACCTTGATTGCAATGGCGCCGTCGCTCTTTTTGATGCTGACTTCTTTCACCCGGGTGCTGGTGGTACTGCATTTCACCCGGACGGCGCTGGGCACGCAGCAGGCGCCGCCGAATCAGGTTTTAATTGGCTTGGCTTTATTTATTACGCTGTTTATTATGGCGCCGGTCGGTGTCAGAATTAATGACCAGGCCCTGCAGCCGTATGCCAGAGGGGAAATCAGCCAACAGGCGGCGATTGAAAAGGGGGTTGCTCCTTTGTGGGAGTTTATGCTCAAGCAGACAAATGATAAGGATTTAAAGCTGTTTATGGAAATTGCTGAGGTCGGTACGGTTCAATCGGTCGAAGAGGTTCCGATTACGGCGATTATTCCGGCATTTATTATTTCTGAGCTGCGGGCGGCGTTTATTATGGGATTTTTGATTTATATCCCGTTTATTGTGATTGATATGGTGGTGTCCAGTACCCTGATGTCAATGGGAATGATGATGCTGCCGCCGGTTATGATTTCCATGCCGTTTAAGCTGCTGCTGTTTATTGTGGCCGATGGCTGGAATCTGATCATTGGGCAGTTGGTGCAGACTTTTTATCGCTGA
- a CDS encoding two-component system response regulator — protein MADKRILIVDDAAFMRMMIKDILTKNGYEVVGEAENGAKAVEKYNELKPALVVMDITMPEMDGIEAVKAIKAADPKANIIMCSAMGQQAMVIESIQAGAKDFIVKPFDRDRVIEAVSKVIG, from the coding sequence ATGGCGGACAAAAGAATTTTAATTGTGGATGATGCTGCATTTATGAGAATGATGATTAAGGATATCCTGACCAAAAACGGGTATGAGGTAGTCGGAGAGGCCGAGAACGGTGCCAAAGCAGTTGAAAAATACAATGAATTAAAGCCGGCTTTGGTGGTAATGGATATTACCATGCCGGAGATGGATGGGATTGAAGCGGTCAAGGCAATTAAAGCTGCCGATCCGAAAGCAAATATTATTATGTGTTCGGCCATGGGCCAGCAGGCAATGGTTATTGAGTCGATTCAGGCGGGAGCTAAGGATTTCATCGTAAAGCCGTTTGACCGGGATCGGGTTATTGAAGCGGTCAGCAAGGTAATAGGATAA
- a CDS encoding flagellar motor switch phosphatase FliY gives MSDLLSQEEINALLQGKEEEADFGAVSAGAETAGDEIELGPDEKDAIGEVSNISMGAAATSLSTLVNQKVTITTPEVMIVDWDSFVKKHTAPYVTVQLKYKEGLEGNNILVLLEEDAKVITDLMMGGDGTNKSEELSELHLSAISEAMNQMIGGSATALSSMLKKKVDILPPVASKIDLIEAKLENAGGEDRFIEVDFRIKIGDLVDNTLSQIYPLEFAKEVIGIFKESKKQLEAKSAPAAPAPAPKPAAPQPAPAPTPTPAAPQMNYSAAPAHQPSAAIYANPVEVQPAQFQNFEMASFMQQKENIELIMDVQLEVTVELGRTKRSIKEILELAPGSIIELNKLSGEPIDILVNGKTVAKGEVVVIEENFSIRVTEILK, from the coding sequence ATGAGCGATTTATTGTCACAAGAAGAAATCAATGCTTTGCTTCAAGGCAAAGAAGAGGAAGCGGATTTCGGGGCAGTTTCGGCGGGAGCTGAAACGGCAGGGGACGAGATAGAACTGGGGCCGGATGAGAAAGATGCGATTGGTGAGGTTTCCAATATCAGCATGGGCGCGGCTGCAACTTCCCTGTCAACTTTGGTTAATCAAAAGGTGACCATTACCACACCGGAAGTAATGATTGTTGACTGGGACAGTTTTGTAAAAAAACATACGGCTCCCTATGTTACGGTTCAGCTCAAATATAAAGAAGGTCTGGAAGGCAACAATATTTTGGTGCTTTTAGAAGAAGATGCCAAGGTTATCACTGATTTGATGATGGGCGGTGACGGGACTAATAAATCAGAGGAGTTGTCCGAGCTGCATTTAAGTGCCATCAGTGAGGCGATGAATCAAATGATCGGCGGTTCTGCCACGGCGCTTTCCTCGATGCTCAAGAAAAAAGTGGATATTTTACCGCCGGTTGCCTCTAAAATTGATTTAATTGAGGCCAAACTGGAAAATGCCGGCGGCGAGGATCGCTTTATTGAAGTTGATTTTCGGATTAAGATTGGCGATTTGGTGGATAATACGCTGTCGCAAATCTATCCGTTGGAGTTTGCCAAAGAAGTAATCGGCATCTTTAAGGAAAGTAAAAAGCAGTTGGAAGCAAAATCGGCTCCGGCCGCACCGGCACCTGCGCCTAAACCGGCAGCTCCGCAGCCGGCACCGGCTCCAACACCGACTCCGGCAGCGCCGCAGATGAATTACAGCGCGGCTCCGGCGCATCAGCCGTCAGCAGCTATTTATGCGAATCCGGTTGAGGTTCAGCCGGCACAATTCCAAAACTTTGAAATGGCTTCTTTTATGCAGCAGAAAGAAAATATTGAACTGATCATGGACGTTCAGTTGGAGGTAACGGTTGAACTGGGCCGAACCAAGAGAAGCATTAAAGAGATTTTGGAGCTGGCTCCGGGCAGCATTATTGAATTAAATAAACTTTCGGGTGAGCCGATTGATATTTTGGTTAACGGTAAGACCGTCGCCAAAGGGGAAGTGGTAGTTATTGAAGAGAACTTCAGTATCAGAGTAACAGAGATTTTAAAATAA